In a single window of the Nocardiopsis composta genome:
- a CDS encoding MarP family serine protease produces MLDVLLVVLVLLFAGSGYRQGFIVGVMSFAGFIGGGVLAALGAPPLIQQLVADPGRQALLAIAVVFLSAAMGQFLASYVGALVRNRVTRDSARVLDAMGGALVSAASVLLVAWLVGSAVANSSLPVVTGQVQNSRVLQAVDRAMPEAASTWFSTFRKIVDQSAFPQVFSGLGTGEPAEVEPPDPAVLTTEELREASQSIVKVLGTAPTCQRRVEGTGFAYERDRIMTNAHVVAGVSEDLRVVTRAGKQLSATVVLYDPEMDIAVLDVPGLGLEPLEFEHEAEKGDDAVVAGFPKNNGFTAVPARIRAEQTAQGPDFYHENQVSREIYQVRALVRPGNSGGPLLSPQGTVYGVVFAAATNEEETGYVLTADEVAENAATGAEATAPVDTQKCD; encoded by the coding sequence GTGCTGGATGTGCTCCTCGTCGTCCTGGTGCTGCTCTTCGCGGGATCCGGGTACCGGCAGGGGTTCATCGTCGGCGTCATGAGCTTCGCCGGCTTCATCGGCGGCGGCGTGCTCGCGGCGCTCGGCGCGCCTCCGCTGATCCAGCAGCTGGTCGCCGACCCCGGGCGGCAGGCGCTGCTGGCGATCGCGGTGGTCTTCCTCTCCGCGGCGATGGGCCAGTTCCTCGCCTCCTACGTCGGCGCCCTGGTGCGCAACCGGGTCACCCGGGACTCCGCGCGGGTGCTGGACGCGATGGGCGGCGCCCTGGTCAGCGCCGCATCGGTGCTGCTGGTCGCCTGGCTGGTGGGCAGCGCGGTGGCCAACTCCTCGCTGCCGGTGGTCACCGGCCAGGTGCAGAACTCCCGGGTGCTGCAGGCCGTCGACCGGGCCATGCCGGAGGCCGCGAGCACCTGGTTCTCCACCTTCCGCAAGATCGTCGACCAGAGCGCCTTCCCGCAGGTCTTCAGCGGCCTGGGCACCGGCGAGCCGGCCGAGGTCGAGCCGCCCGACCCCGCGGTGCTCACCACCGAGGAGCTCCGCGAGGCCAGCCAGAGCATCGTCAAGGTGCTCGGCACCGCGCCGACCTGCCAGCGCCGGGTGGAGGGCACCGGGTTCGCCTACGAGCGGGACCGGATCATGACCAACGCGCACGTGGTCGCCGGCGTCTCCGAGGACCTCCGGGTGGTCACCCGGGCGGGCAAGCAGCTCTCCGCCACGGTCGTGCTGTACGACCCGGAGATGGACATCGCCGTCCTGGACGTCCCGGGCCTGGGCCTGGAGCCGCTGGAGTTCGAGCACGAGGCGGAGAAGGGCGACGACGCGGTGGTCGCCGGCTTCCCCAAGAACAACGGGTTCACCGCGGTGCCGGCGCGGATCCGGGCCGAGCAGACCGCCCAGGGCCCCGACTTCTACCACGAGAACCAGGTCAGCCGGGAGATCTACCAGGTCCGCGCGCTGGTCCGGCCGGGCAACTCCGGCGGGCCGCTGCTCTCCCCGCAGGGCACCGTCTACGGGGTGGTCTTCGCCGCCGCCACCAACGAGGAGGAGACCGGCTACGTGCTCACCGCCGACGAGGTGGCCGAGAACGCCGCCACCGGCGCCGAGGCGACCGCCCCCGTCGACACCCAGAAGTGCGACTGA